In a single window of the Gadus chalcogrammus isolate NIFS_2021 chromosome 20, NIFS_Gcha_1.0, whole genome shotgun sequence genome:
- the LOC130372953 gene encoding uncharacterized protein LOC130372953 isoform X2, translating to MSPVAQSINILQGEVEVQMGWLLPTISLLSSKLEKIKIALKHCKPLVEAIQVGIQNRFGEMSRDPELVAAAILIPKFKTAWIKDDATLKNGLDYIREQLEDPSISAEAGSGSSDEGDFFHILKSSHKTPSATKQLDSYLAYSTDDIKILKTFPVVLKLSVKLNTPLPASAACERLFSIAGLIFSPKRARLAADTFENQLLLRMNRKFNFST from the exons ATGAGCCCTGTTGCCCAGTCCATCAACATCCTCCAAGGAGAAGTGGAAGTCCAGATGGGATGGCTTCTTCCGACTATTTCCTTGCTGAGCAGcaaactggaaaaaataaagattgcACTGAAGCACTGCAAGCCGCTGGTTGAAGCCATTCAAGTGGGCATCCAGAACCGTTTTGGTGAAATGTCAAGAGACCCTGAATTGGTTGCTGCAGCGATTCTCATCCCAAAATTCAAAACGGCCTGGATCAAAGATGATGCTACACTGAAAAACG GGTTGGACTACATCAGGGAGCAGTTGGAGGATCCTTCTATTTCAGCAGAGGCTGGATCTGGCTCATCTGATGAGGGAGACTTCTTCCACATCCTGAAAAGTTCCCACAAAACACCAAGCGCCACCAAGCAGCTTGATTCGTACCTGGCCTACTCAACAGACGACATCAAGATTCTCAAGACGTTTCCTGTGGTTCTCAAGTTGTCTGTCAAACTCAACACACCTCTGCCTGCTTCTGCAGCTTGCGAAAGGCTGTTCAGCATAGCAGGTCTCATCTTCAGCCCAAAAAGAGCACGGCTAGCTGCAGACACTTTTGAAAATCAGCTTCTGCTGAGGATGAACCGCAAGTTCAACTTCTCCACTTGA
- the LOC130372953 gene encoding uncharacterized protein LOC130372953 isoform X1, translating into MRAPRGGGREITTNMAAAEHVDEGDTEDDAQSSTEVDDGHPWSYLESMFSYLGMRANSYRMKCMLCLPKCHEIKAFKSSPSNLKKHIQRAHPQHLKKYEQLTSQKRKRASEAGTSTLKQTTLLATRSISQSAVDRAIVKYVVNNLQPLSTVENEAFRELLTDLLPTAKVITRVTLRSRIEDLAKSMKNVLTEEMSKVDHIATTTDCWSVRRRSFLGVTAHWVNSTDLTRRSAALACRQLRGSHTFDVLATALNDIHTEYGIRNKVVRTTTDNGSNFLKAFQVFSVDKNNNEAEEKEDEEGNEMEGVEFVDMTSILVENDGFEFELPKHQRCACHLLNLVSTVDAEKATANDGYKKLQRSTFSKCYGLWNKCGRSCQAAEAVEDACSLQLLRPNATRWNSMFMAVERLLKILREKGEPALREICAELKVPMFHPVELTFLKEYYTTMSPVAQSINILQGEVEVQMGWLLPTISLLSSKLEKIKIALKHCKPLVEAIQVGIQNRFGEMSRDPELVAAAILIPKFKTAWIKDDATLKNGLDYIREQLEDPSISAEAGSGSSDEGDFFHILKSSHKTPSATKQLDSYLAYSTDDIKILKTFPVVLKLSVKLNTPLPASAACERLFSIAGLIFSPKRARLAADTFENQLLLRMNRKFNFST; encoded by the exons ATGCGCGCACCGCGCGGGGGCGGCAGAGAGATCACTACAAACATGGCAGCCGCAGAGCATGTGGATGAGGGAGACACAGAAGACGACGCACAGAGTTCAACAGAAGTCGACGACGGACACCCGTGGTCATACCTGGAAAGTATGTTCAGCTACCTCGGGATGCGGGCAAATTCCTACCGAATGAAGTGCATGTTATGCCTTCCGAAGTGCCACGAAATAAAGGCCTTCAAAAGCTCCCCGTCCAACCTCAAAAAACACATCCAA AGAGCACATCCACAACATCTAAAGAAATATGAGCAGCTGACCTcacaaaaaagaaagagggCTTCGGAAGCTGGGACCTCCACCCTCAAACAGACCACGTTGCTGGCTACCCGATCCATATCTCAGAGTGCTGTTGACAGGGCCATTGTTAAGTATGTTGTCAACAATCTCCAGCCATTGTCAACTGTCGAGAACGAAGCCTTCAGAGAGCTTCTCACAGATCTTCTTCCTACTGCCAAAGTCATCACACGGGTCACCCTGCGATCAAGGATTGAAGATTTAGCAAAGTCTATGAAAAACGTGTTAACTGAGGAGATGAGTAAAGTGGACCACATCGCCACCACTACAGATTGCTGGTCAGTTAGGAGAAGGAGCTTCCTTGGTGTGACTGCTCATTGGGTGAACTCTACAGACCTAACTAGACGATCAGCAGCCCTAGCTTGCAGACAGCTAAGAGGTTCCCACACCTTTGATGTTTTGGCCACCGCACTCAATGACATCCATACTGAATATGGCATCAGGAACAAAGTTGTGAGGACAACAACCGATAATGGCTCCAACTTCCTGAAGGCTTTTCAAGTTTTTAGTGTGGACAAAAACAATAATGAagcagaagagaaagaggatgaggaagggaATGAGATGGAGGGAGTGGAATTTGTTGACATGACTTCAATCCTTGTTGAGAATGATGGCTTTGAGTTTGAGCTTCCGAAACATCAACGATGTGCTTGTCATCTGCTCAACTTGGTGTCTACAGTTGATGCTGAAAAAGCAACAGCCAACGATGGATACAAAAAACTGCAACGCTCAACATTCAGCAAGTGTTATGGGCTGTGGAATAAGTGTGGAAGATCCTGCCAAGCAGCTGAAGCTGTGGAAGATGCCTGCTCCCTCCAGCTGCTACGACCAAACGCCACCAGGTGGAACTCAATGTTTATGGCTGTGGAAAGGCTCCTCAAGATtctgagagagaagggagagccaGCTTTGAGAGAGATCTGTGCAGAATTGAAGGTGCCAAT GTTTCATCCAGTTGAGCTCACTTTCCTAAAAGAGTACTACACCACCATGAGCCCTGTTGCCCAGTCCATCAACATCCTCCAAGGAGAAGTGGAAGTCCAGATGGGATGGCTTCTTCCGACTATTTCCTTGCTGAGCAGcaaactggaaaaaataaagattgcACTGAAGCACTGCAAGCCGCTGGTTGAAGCCATTCAAGTGGGCATCCAGAACCGTTTTGGTGAAATGTCAAGAGACCCTGAATTGGTTGCTGCAGCGATTCTCATCCCAAAATTCAAAACGGCCTGGATCAAAGATGATGCTACACTGAAAAACG GGTTGGACTACATCAGGGAGCAGTTGGAGGATCCTTCTATTTCAGCAGAGGCTGGATCTGGCTCATCTGATGAGGGAGACTTCTTCCACATCCTGAAAAGTTCCCACAAAACACCAAGCGCCACCAAGCAGCTTGATTCGTACCTGGCCTACTCAACAGACGACATCAAGATTCTCAAGACGTTTCCTGTGGTTCTCAAGTTGTCTGTCAAACTCAACACACCTCTGCCTGCTTCTGCAGCTTGCGAAAGGCTGTTCAGCATAGCAGGTCTCATCTTCAGCCCAAAAAGAGCACGGCTAGCTGCAGACACTTTTGAAAATCAGCTTCTGCTGAGGATGAACCGCAAGTTCAACTTCTCCACTTGA